The bacterium genomic sequence TTGATGGGATGGGGGGACACGAAATTTATCGTTGTGTTAGATATCCTCTCCACTATATAGAAAATATACTCAAGAGGCATATTCAAACCCAATTCTGGGGACACAATACTTAATTATCCAGATACGATCCTGGTGTGTTGGTTATGCTATGGCACAAATAGCCCGTATGGTTGTTAATTAAGTATTGTGTCCCCAGAATTGCAAATCCCTTACCTGTGCATAATTTGGTAGCGCCAACGGGATTCGAACCCGTGATCTCTGCCTTGAGAGGGCAGCGTCCTAAACCAGACTAGACGATGGCGCCATTGACTACAATCGTAAATTCTTACATTACTGGGATTCTTGGGGAATTTCTGGAGGTTTCTCTTCTCCTACGCTTAATAATTTCTCCCCCAGTCTATCAAGTTTCTTCTCAGCTTCCTCGTATTTGGTTCTACTATTAGATAGGTGTTTCCCCAATACCTCAAAATCTTCCTTGAACTTAATCAAGTCTCCATGGAGGCGAGTCAGATTACCTAAAATCTCTTCCGCAGCTTTCTCGATTCTCAATCCTTTCAGCCCCAGGACTAAAACCTGCAAATAGGCATAGAAGCTGTTGGGCGAGACTGGAATAACTTTCTTGGAAAGCGCGTAAGAACTGATCCCTTCTCCTGCACCAACAGTCTCGTCCTTAATTATCGTTTCATAATATACATTTTCAGCGGGGATATAGAGGAGTGCAAAATCGAAAGTATCTTCATCCGGCAAAATATACTTATCGGAAATATCGTCAATATGTTTTTTGACATCTCTCACAAACTCCCTGCGACTTCCTTGTTTCTCATCTTCACCACTGCTTTCTAACATCTTTTTGAAGTTCTCCAATGGAAACTTAGAATCTACTGGAACAAGCCGCTTTCCCAGGCGAATAACCGCATCCACAATTTCTCCATTCTTGAATTTGTGCTTGAGAGTGAAATGTTCTCGTGGCAGAATCTGTCCCAAGAGATTTGCCAGCAGGAACTCACCCACTTCGCCACGAAAGGTAGGTGCCCTGAGAAGGTCCTGAAGGCTGGATATATCTTTTCCCACTTCGTAAATTCTCTTGTTCGCTTCTTCCATTCTCCCTAAGCTTTCCTTTACAGAAGTGACGACTTGAGTAGTATCGCCGAGCCTGTCACTTACCTGGCTGGTAACAGCGTTTAATTGGTTTGTCAACTGAGTGGTCAGGTTTGCTATCTGCTGTTGCATTACCAGAAGCGCCGGCTCACTTACTCCCTTTGCCTCCAAATTCCTAATCCTTCTTCTCGCACTCATGGCCATCCACATCACAAGAATAACCAGAATGCCCGCTCCCCCAATTAAAACCCATATAGTCAATTCCATTAATTTCCCTCCAGTTAAAAGCACTTCGGGCGACCGCGAGGGTCGCCCCTACGTGACCAAAACCTTTACGGGCATAAAGCCCTACACCGGAAAAATTATTACGGGGACAAGCCCCTACACTACATACTTTAGGTTATTATACCAAAATTAAGAACCTGAAACAAGGAGAGTCTACATCGACCTCTTGTATATTTCCTCTATCTCTTTGGTACTCGGGCGGCGTGGATTTAATGAGAGGACGCGCTCGTTCTTGCCAACGGTTTCAGCAAAACCAGCCAAGGACTCCTCCTTCACTCCTATCTCCTTCAAGCCCCTGGGTATGCCTATCTTTTCTGACAGTTCCCTTACTGCTACTACACTCAGGCGGGCGGCGTCCTTTTCCAATAGACCTTCTACCTTCTTCCCCATTGCCACAGCAATGTTTTTATATTTAGAAGGATTGGCCACGAGATTAAACTCCATTGCTTCAGGCATAAGTAAAGCATTTGCTAGTCCATGGGGAGCTCCATAGTAGAGGGTGATCGAATACCCCATGCCATGAATTATTCCTGCCCCGGAGGAAGTAAGCGCGATCCCCGCAATTGAAGAAGCAAAGAGCATCTTTTTCCTGACTTCTATATTTTCCGGTTGGGAAACTGCCCCTGGCAAAGCCTCAGCAATCAAGCGTATCGATTCTAAAGCCAATATGTCACTAACCGGATTTGCCTTGGTACAGACATAGCTTTCAATGGCATGACTTAAAGCATCCACTCCTGTATTGGCGGTAAGAGAGGCAGGCATACTCAGGGTTAACATCGGGTCGAGGATAGCAAGCACAGGGCTAATATGAAAGCTACCGATTATCTGTTTCAGCATTTTCTTCTGGTCGGTAACGACTGCATATTTTGTAACTTCACTCCCCGTTCCCGCTGTAGTGGGGATAGCGATAACAGGAATAGCCGGTTCTTTTACCTTATCCGTCCCGAAATAATCAGTAATACTGCCCTTGTTGGTCATAAGCAGGGCGATTCCCTTTGCTGCGTCCATCGGGCTTCCTCCGCCAAGACCAATTACTACCTCCACCGCGCATTTCTTGGCAAATTTTGCTCCTTCTTCAACTGTCTCCACGCTCGGGTCGGGTTCTACTTTATTAAATACCTCTA encodes the following:
- a CDS encoding DNA recombination protein RmuC, whose product is MELTIWVLIGGAGILVILVMWMAMSARRRIRNLEAKGVSEPALLVMQQQIANLTTQLTNQLNAVTSQVSDRLGDTTQVVTSVKESLGRMEEANKRIYEVGKDISSLQDLLRAPTFRGEVGEFLLANLLGQILPREHFTLKHKFKNGEIVDAVIRLGKRLVPVDSKFPLENFKKMLESSGEDEKQGSRREFVRDVKKHIDDISDKYILPDEDTFDFALLYIPAENVYYETIIKDETVGAGEGISSYALSKKVIPVSPNSFYAYLQVLVLGLKGLRIEKAAEEILGNLTRLHGDLIKFKEDFEVLGKHLSNSRTKYEEAEKKLDRLGEKLLSVGEEKPPEIPQESQ
- a CDS encoding iron-containing alcohol dehydrogenase — protein: MESVFYSPTRIIFGEGSLKRVGEEAKKFGKKVLIVTGKSSAKKAGSLDDVINSLTSQNLRVEVFNKVEPDPSVETVEEGAKFAKKCAVEVVIGLGGGSPMDAAKGIALLMTNKGSITDYFGTDKVKEPAIPVIAIPTTAGTGSEVTKYAVVTDQKKMLKQIIGSFHISPVLAILDPMLTLSMPASLTANTGVDALSHAIESYVCTKANPVSDILALESIRLIAEALPGAVSQPENIEVRKKMLFASSIAGIALTSSGAGIIHGMGYSITLYYGAPHGLANALLMPEAMEFNLVANPSKYKNIAVAMGKKVEGLLEKDAARLSVVAVRELSEKIGIPRGLKEIGVKEESLAGFAETVGKNERVLSLNPRRPSTKEIEEIYKRSM